The DNA window TTAGAAGATAAAGTCCGTACGCGCTTTCTCCCAGAAAGCCCGTAACTCCTATCAGGTCGCCCTCTTTGGTTCCGTCACGGCCAAGATAGTGATCAGTGACAAGCTTACCTACAGCGGAGATGTCGATGAAAAAGTCCGACTTTGTCGCCGAGGTATCTCCACCAATAAGACTCACGTTGAACTCCCTTGCCACCTGCATCATGCCTGCATACAGTTGCCTGATGTCATCGTAGGACATGCTGCCCGGTATTCCTATGGTTACGAGAAAATAGAGAGGAATGGCTCCCATGGAGAAAATGTCGGAAATATTGACGTACAGTGCTTTCTTCCCCACCGCTCGGGCATCCATAAAAGCAAATTCAAAATGGACGTGCTCAACCACGGTATCCTGAACAAATACATATTCGCCCCGGGACATTCCCACGACCGCCCCATCATCCCCGATACCACGGATTATCTTTTGGCTCTTTTTTTCGAATCTCTTGAGCCGCCTTATAAG is part of the Syntrophobacterales bacterium genome and encodes:
- the thiL gene encoding thiamine-phosphate kinase, which translates into the protein MEIPENELIRRLKRFEKKSQKIIRGIGDDGAVVGMSRGEYVFVQDTVVEHVHFEFAFMDARAVGKKALYVNISDIFSMGAIPLYFLVTIGIPGSMSYDDIRQLYAGMMQVAREFNVSLIGGDTSATKSDFFIDISAVGKLVTDHYLGRDGTKEGDLIGVTGFLGESAYGLYLLKKGIRRKKSRFIERYVNPKPPYGVWKELIDRRIPSGMMDISDGLIIDLERMMKESRKGAHVYFERLPVPRELVRKGKEHFALSGGEDYQFLFSFHPAKLAAIEELQQKGLPVSVIGRVIKGRGVKLFRDGNFMPVMSKGYEHFGD